TTGACGTCGACGGTGGAGACCTGGCTGCGGCCGATCGTGAACGTCACGGTCTTGGCCTGCTTGCCGTAGACGCCGGGGCGGCCCTCGACGCCGTCGAGGTTGAGCTTGACGGTGACCTTGGTACCGGCCTTCCAGTACTGCTCCGGGCGGAAGTCGAGGCGGTCGTTGCCGAACCAGTGGCCCTGGACGTCGACCGCGGGCACCGTCTTGATCTCGATGGCCTTCTCGACGTCCGCGGGGTGCGTGATGCCCCGGGTGAAGCGGATCGAGAAGGGCATGCCCACGCCGACCTTTGAGCCGTCCTCGGGTGCATAGGTGCCGACGAAGGTGTTCTTCGGGGTCAGCGTGGTGAAGGCGGAGTCCTCGGCGGACTCACGGCCGCCGGAGTCCTTGGCCACCGCGTGGACCTTGTACTTCGTGGCCGAGGCGAGGTGCGTGGCGGGCGTCCAGGTCGCGCCGCCGTCCGTGATCTTCCCGGCCACCGCGTTGCCCTTGGTGTCCGCGACCTCGACCTCGGTCAACTTGCCCTTGGCCGCGCTCACCTTGAGGGCGCCGCTGGTCTTCACGTCGTCGGCGCCGTCCTTCGGCGCGATCGTCACGACGGCCTGCGACGCCTTGGTGTCCGCCTTGGTGGAATCCTTGCCCTTGGCGTCGCCGGAGCCGGACCCGGAATCCGAGTCCCCTCCCCCGCATGCCGTCACGGCGAACAGCAGCACCCCGAGCAGCAGCGCCAGCAGGCCCTTGCTCCGGTATGCCCGTGCGCCAACCGACGCCCCCGATATCGGTCGCCCGTTCACAGTCGTTCTCCCCTCGCACGGCCTGATCAGGCCCGCACTCCAGCGCGGCCCCCGCGCGTATCGCGCTAATTAATCACACGGCCTGCGGCGATGGCTCCCCGGGATTGTCACTGTTCAGTCCCAACTTGGGCCGTGTGGGGGCGTGCTCGGGTCCGCGCGATGCGTACCCCTATGTCGCGCTACTTCACGGCACCGCCCGCTTTCCACTCCTTCCAGCCCATGTTCCACCCTCCGAGTCCGTTGTCGGGAGCGACCTTTTTGTCATTGCTGTGGACGACCTCGATGACGTCGCCGATGAGGCTGCGGTCGAAGAACCAGCCCGCGGGCGTGTCCGAGCTGCCGCCCTTCACGTCCTTGAGGCCCACACAGCCGTGGCTGACATTGGTGTTGCCGAAGCTGCTCGGCGCCCAGTAGTTGCCGTGCAGGAAGGTCCCGGAGTCGGTCAGCCGCATCGCGTGCGGGACGTCCGGGATGTCGTACTCGCCGCCGAAGCCGACCGTGCGGCTGTTCATCCGGGTCACTTCCAGCATCTCGGTGACCACCATTTTCCCGTTGTACGTCGTCGTCTTCGGAGCGCCCGCCGTGATCGGCACCGTCGCGAGAAGATCGCCGTCGCGGCGTACCTGCATGGTGTGCGCGGTGGCGTCGACGAGGGAGACCTGGCTGCGGCCGACGGTGAACGAGAAGGATTTGTACTGGAGTCCGTAGACGCCGGGCGCGCCCTCCACGTCCCGCAGCCGCAGGTCGACCGTCACCTTGGTCCCGGTCTTCCAGTAGGTCTCCGGCCGGAAGTCGACGCGGTCCTTGCCGAACCAGTGCGGGCGGATCGCCACGGCGGGCTTCGCCTCGACGCGGATCGCGCGCTCGACGGCCGCCCGGTTCTCGATCTCCCGGTTGAACTCCAGCGAAACGATCATTCCGGTGCCGACGGTGGAACGGTCCTCGGGGGTCACGTACCCGATGAACCGCTCCCCCGGGACGTACGTCGTGAACGTCGTGTGCCGTGCCGAGCGGCGCCCGTGTCCGTCGAGGGCGACCACGTCCAGGGTGTACTTGGCGGCGAGCGCCAGCCGCTCGGCGTCGGGCTCCCAGGTGAGCCCGTCCTCGGAGATGTGCCCGGGCACCGGGGTCTCCTGGGCGTCCTGGGAGCGGACGGCCTTCACGGACTCCAGGCGGCCACTGGGCACCCGTACCCTGATCCGCTCCTCGGGGCGTACGGCCCGGCTGCCGTCGTCGGGCGAGATACGGATGACGTCCTCGGGCGCGCGGGGTTTGCCGAGCACCTGGTCCATCCCGTCCGACGTGCAGCCGGCGGCCCCGGCCAGCAGGGCGGCCCATGTCAGTGCGGCGGCCAGCGCGGCCCCTGCGCGCCGCGCGCGCGTCTGTGCGTGCATCACACAGGGCCCAACGACCATGCCCCTCTGGGGAAACGTGAGTGCGAGCCAAGGTCTGGGCAGAACAGTGGGGAGGACGACGCGAAGGGGAGCCGCGGCCGGGACGCCGTACGCCCGTTTTCGCGCTCGTCCCACCGAGCCGCAGGAGGCTGACAGGTGTCGAGCGCAGCCAAGCAGGAGGCAGTTCAGGAAGGGGCGGTCCCGGAGCAGGCGGCCCCGGAAGGGGTCGCTCCGGGCGGTGGGGCGTCCGCGCACCCCGCCGCCGTGCTGAACGGCGCGCATCACGAGGCGCCGGCCGTGGCGGTGTGGCCGGGCGCCCCGACCCCGCTCGGGGCGCGCTTTCGCGTGGGCCCCGACGGCGTCGCGGGCACCAACTTCGCGCTGTGGGCGGGCGGGGCGGAGGCGGTGGAGCTGTGCCTCTTCGACGAACTCGGCGTGGAGAGCCGGGTTCCGCTCACCGAGCTGACGCACGAGATCTGGCACGGCTTCGTGCCCGGGTCCATGCCGGGGCAGCGCTACGGCTACCGGGTGCGCGGCCGCTGGGACCCGTGGACCGGCGCCCGCTGGAACCCGGCCAAGCTGCTCCTGGATCCGTACGCCCGCGCGGTGGACGGCGACTTCAGCCTGCCGCCCGAGGTGTACGCGCATGTGCGCGACTGGCCCCAGCAGCAGGTCGCGGACACCGTGCGCGACGACCGGGACTCCGCGCCGTACGTCCCCAAGGGCGTCGTCGTGCACGATGACGACGACTGGTCGGACGACCGCCGCCCCAAGACACCGTGGGCGGACTCGGTGATCTACGAGATGCACGTGCGCGGATTCACCAAGCTGCATCCGGGGATTCCGGAGGAACTGCGGGGCACCTACGCCGGGTTGGCGCACCCGGCCGCGATCGAGCACCTCGTGAAGCTCGGCGTGACCGCCGTCGAGCTGCTTCCGGTGCATCAATTCGCCCACGAGGACCATCTGTTGAGGAAGGGGCTGCGCAACTACTGGGGCTACAACTCGATCGGCTACTTCGCCCCGCACGCGGCCTACGCGGCGTCCGGGACGACGGGCGAGCAGGTCGGCGAGTTCAAGCGCATGGTGCGCGCCCTGCACGCCGCCGGGATCGAGGTCATCCTCGACGTGGTCTACAACCACACCGCGGAGGCGGGTGAGCTGGGCCCGATGCTGTCGTTGCGCGGCATCGACAACCGGGGCTACTACCGGCTCCAGCCGGACGCCCGGAGGTACGCGGACTACACGGGCTGCGGCAACACCCTGCACGTCGTGCAGCCGCACGTACTGCGGCTGATCACCGACTCGCTGCGCTACTGGGTGACGGAGATGGGGGTGGACGGCTTCCGCTTCGATCTGGCCGCCGCGCTGGCGCGGTCGATGCACGACGTCGACATGCTGTCGCCGTTCCTGGCCGTCATCGCCCAGGACCCGGTGCTGCGGCGGGTGAAGCTGATCGCGGAGCCCTGGGACGTGGGCTCGGGCGGCTACCAGGTGGGCGCGTTCCCGCCGCTGTGGACGGAGTGGAACGACCGCTACCGCAATGCCGTACGGGACTTCTGGCGGGGCGCGCTGCCGGACGTACGGGATCTCGGGTACCGCCTGTCGGGGTCGAGCGACCTGTACGCGTGGGGCGGGCGGCGGCCGTACGCCTCGGTGAACTTCGTGACGGCCCACGACGGCTTCACCCTGCGCGACCTGGTCTCCTACGAGCGCAAGCACAACGAGGCGAACGGGGAGGGCAACCGGGACGGCACGGACGACAACCGCGCCTGGAACTGCGGGGCCGAGGGCGAGACGGACGACGAGCGCGTACGGGCCCTGCGGCGACGGCAGTTGAGGAACCTGCTGACGACGCTGCTGCTGTCGACGGGCGTGCCGATGCTGGTCGCGGGCGACGAACTCGGGCGCACGCAGCGGGGCAGCAACAACGCGTACTGCCAGGACAACGAGATCAGCTGGGTCGACTGGAGCCTGCTGGAGGAGCCGGGCTGGCGGGCCCTGTTCGACCTCACCTCCCGGCTGATCGAGCTGAGGCACCGTCACCCGGTGCTGCGGCGACGGGCGTTCTTCTCGGGGCGGGCCCACTCGGCGGACGGGCTGCGGGACCTGGCGTGGTTCACGGCGCGGGGCACCGAGATGACGGAACGGGACTGGTACGCCCCCGCCGCCACGCTCGGCATGTACCTCTCCGGGCGGGACATCCCCGGCCGCGACGAGCGGGGCGCGCCCTTCCTCGACGACAGCTTCCTGGCGGTCCTGCACGCCGGGGACCGGCCGGCGAGCTTCGTCCTGCCGGGGCCGCCGTGGGCGGAGCGGTACGAGGTGGTCGTCGACACCTCGCGGGAGGAGCAGGGAGCGGCGCCGGGCGTGACGCACCGGGCGGGGGCGACGATCACGGTGCCGGCGCGGGCCGTGCTGTTGTTGCGGGTGTCCGGGTGACCTCCTGATCAGCCCAGGATTCCCCGGTCGTACGCCACCGCCACCGCGGCCGCCCGGTCCTTGACGCCCAACTTGGCGTACAGGTGGGTGAGATGGGTCTTCACGGTCGCCTCGCTGATGAAGAGTTCGCGGGCGATCTCTCGGTTGGAGGTGCCCTTGGCGACCAGGGCGAGCACTTCGCGCTCGCGGGCGGAGAGCGACTCGTTGCCGGGAGCCCCGGGGGCGCGGACCGCGGAGACCAGGCGGGAGGCGACGGCCGGGGAGAGGACGGTGCGGCCCTGCGCCGCCGCGCGGACGGCGGTGAACAGCTCGTCGCGCGGGGCGTCCTTGAGCAGGTAGCCCGTGGCGCCCGCCTCGATCGCGGGGAGCGTGTCGGAGTCGGTGTCGTACGTGGTGAGGACGAGGACCTTCGCCCGGGCACCGTCGCGCGTCAGTCGGGCGATGGCCTCGACCCCGCCGCCGCCCGGCATGCGCAGGTCCATCAGGACCACGTCCGGGTCGAGAACCGCGGTCCGTTCGACCGCCTCGACGCCGTTCGACGCCTCGCCGAGGACCCGGAATCCGGGCTCGGACTCGAACATGCCGCGCAGACCGTCCCGTACGACGGGATGGTCGTCTACGACGAGCAGGGTGATCAGGGCGTCATCCGTCATGGCGGACCAACGGTACGCGAGCCGACACCGCCGTGCCGTGCCCCGGCTCCGATTCGACGGCGAGGGAGCCCACGATGCGCTCGGCACGGGCCCGCATGCCGTCGAGGCCGAAGCCGCCGCTGCCGGTGCGGGCGGGGACGGCGAGCGGGTCGAAGCCCCGGCCGTCGTCACGGATGTCGAGGACGACCTCGTCGCCCATGAAGCTCAGCGTGACCCCGGCGCGGGTGGCCGCCGCGTGCCGGGCGGCGTTGGACAGGGCTTCCTGGGCGATGCGCAACAGGGTGGCCGATACCTCGTCGTGGAGTTGTTCGGCGGTGCCGGTGACGGTGAACTCGGCGCGGACACCGGTGCGTTCGCCCCATTCGGCGACCGTGCTCCTGAGCGCCTCGGGCAGGCCGTTGTCGGCGAGGGCCACCGGGGCGAGGTTCTGCACGGAGCGGCGGGCCTCGCCGAGGCTGTGCCGGGCGAGGTCGGCGGCGCGTTCGAGGTGCTCCCGGGCGGCGGCCGGGTCGGGGGTGCCCGCGACGACCTGGAGCTGGGCGATGATCCCGGTCAGGCCCTGCGCGATCGTGTCGTGGATCTCGGCGGCGAGACGGCGGCGTTCGTCCGCGACCCCGGCCTCCCGCGCCTGGACGAGGAGTTGGGCGTGCAGGGCGGCGTTCTCGTCGAGGGCCTGCTGCAACGCCGTGTTGGTGCGTTCGAGTTCGGCGATGGTGTCGGTCTGGACGCGGGTGCGCTCGTCGTCCTGGGCGGCGAGGCGGCTGAAGACGACGAGCAGGCCGACGTTGACGCCGAGCACCAGGCCGAAGCCGAGCCAGAGCACCCCGCTCTGCGGCGGCATCCCGCCGACCTGGGCGCCGGCCATGGTGACGGCGGTGGCAAAGAGACCCAGCCTCACCAGGCGGGGACGCAGCAGCCGGCCGACGTCGTAGTACCCGGCGACGGCGTAGAAGGCGAAGAAGGGGTTGAGCCAGCAGAGGGCGAAGCCGAGGGCCCAGCGGACCGAGTAGTAGACGGTGCCCGCCGTGGACGGACCCGGCCGGCTCCGCGCCGCCCTGCCCCACACCAGCTGAAGGGCGAGTGCCGTGAGCACAAGGACGGCGCATGCGTACTCCTCGCCCCTGGCCATGCCCACGGCGGCGGCCGAGACGGCGCAGGCGAGGGTCCCGACGGCCAGCAGCCCGTACGGCGCCCAGCGGTGGAACGCCGCCCGCCGCGGCGCGACCATCACGTCGTGCGCCCTGGTCGCGATGCCCGGCATCGCGGTCATGACCGCCGTCGTACCGCCCGCCCGTGCTCCGTCGGTCACGGCCCCCTCCACCCCCGCCTTGTCCGCCATGGCCCCAGTCTCGTGCACGGCCGGGGTCACTCCCAGCGGAACCAGCGCGTCGCCGCGCCGGACAGCAGCAGGATCCACATCACCAGCACACCCAGGTGGGTCCAGCCCGGCCAGTGGCCCGCCGCCGCCCGGTTCAGGGCCTCGGCGGCGGCACCGAACGGCGTGTACCCGACGATCCGGGCGAGGGTGTCCGGCATGGCCTGCACCGGCAGCCACACGCCCGCGCAGAACATCATCGGGAAGAACACGGCCGACCCGATCGCCCCCGCGATCTTCGTCGTACGGGACAGGGCGGAGACCACCCCGCCGAGCGCGAGGGCGACGAGCACGGCGAGCAGCAGGGCCAGCGCGTAGCCGAAGGGCTGCTTCGGCAGGCGTACGTCGAAGGCGATCCTGCCGACCGCGAGGGCGGACAGCGCCGACGCCAGGGCGGCCCCTCCGTAGACCAGCATCTGCGCGGACAGCAGGGCGCCCGGCCGTACGGGCGTGGCGGACATCCGGCGCAGGATGCCGCGCTCGCGGTAGCCGGTGAGGGTCTGGGGCATCGACTGGAGCCCTCCCACGATCAGGCCGACCAGCACGGTGACCGGTACGTACGCGTCGACCGGCCGCAGCCCGCCGTAGGAGGAGTCGGCCTCGCGGAAGGACGGGATGGAACCGAGGATCACCAGGAGGAGGGTGGGGAACAGCATGACCCAGAAGAGGGCGGCCGGTTCGCGGCGGAAGAGCCGGATCTCGGTGCGCAGGACGGCGGGGTTCAGGGCGGTTTTCCTTGCGGAGTTCGCGGTGGTGTTCACGGCGGGGTTCGCGAGGGTGCTCATGCTGCGGTCTCCGTCAGGTCGAGGAACGCGTCGTCCAAGGTGGCGTCGGTGACGCGGAGTTGGTGGGCGGTGACGCGATGGCGGGCGAGCAGCGTGATGACCGCGTTGACCGTCTCGTCGGTGCCGGACAGGGTGAGGCGGCCGTCCTTGTGCTCGACGGACGCGAGGGCGGGGAGCGTGTTCAGGTCACGCTCGTCCAGCGGGGCGGACGGCGTGAAGCTGATGACCGTGGAGCCCGCCGAGCGGCGGATCAGTCCGGCCGGGGTGTCAAGGGCGGCGACCCGCCCCTGGTCGATCACGGCGATCCGGTCGCACAGCCGCTGCGCCTCCTCCATGAAGTGCGTGACGAGGAGGACGGTGACACCGCTCGCGCGGACGTCCTCGATGAGTTGCCAGGTGTCACGGCGGGCCCGTGGGTCCAGGCCGGTGGTCAGCTCGTCGAGGACGACGACCCGGGGGTCGCCGACGAGGGCGAGCGCGATGAACAGGCGCTGTTTCTGGCCACCGCTGAGCTTGGCGAAGCGCGTGCCGAGCTGCGCGGTGAGGCCGAGGCGTTCGGCGAGCGGGCGCCAGTCGGCCGGGCGCGGATAGAAGGCGGCGTACAGCTCCAGCGCCTCGCGGACGGTGAGCTTCGCCTGGAGTTCGCTCTCCTGGAGCTGGGCTCCGAGGACGCGGGCGACCTTCTCGTGGTCGGCGACCGGGTCGAGTCCGGTGACGCGGACGCGGCCGGCGTCGGGGACGCGCAGGCCCTCGACACACTCGACGGTGGTGGTCTTGCCGGCGCCGTTCGGGCCGAGGATCCCGAAGATCTCGCCCTCCTCGACGGCGAAGGAGACACCGTCGACGACGGTCCGGCCGCCGTAGGACTTGCGCAGTCCGCTGACTTCGATGACGGGTGTGGCTGACATGCTTCGAGAATCCCGGCCCAGCGGGTCCCGGCACATCGGCCATCGCGCTCGAAGGGGCATCAGCCGATCGGTTGATGCGGGGGTACGACTCCGGGGGATCTCGGGGTTCGATCCCTCGAACGTGCAGGTCGTAGGACCAAGGACCGGACTCGGTCCGGCCAAAACTCGGTGGGCGTTGTCAGTGCCGATCCGTAGGCTCGCCCCTGATGCCCACGACACGTGCAACCACCAAGGATCACTCCGCCGTACGGACGCTGCTGCGCCTGTGGCCGTATGTGCGGCCGGTACGGCTGCGGCTGTTCACCGCCGCCTTCGTGGCGGTCGTGGCATCGTGTCTGGGTTTGGTGATCCCGCTCGTCCTGAAGTGGCTCGTGGACGGGCCGGTGGCCGACCGGGACACCCGGGGCATCTGGCTGGGCGCGCTGTATCTGCTGCTGCTCGGGGTCGCGGAGGCGCTGCTGTTCGGTCTGCGGCGTTGGCTGGTGGGACGGCCGCTGGCGAGTGTCGAGGCGGGGATGCGGGCGGATCTCTACCGGCATCTCCAGCGGCTGCCGGTCGCCTTCCACGACCGGTGGGCCTCGGGGCAGTTGCTCTCCCGCGGCACGACCGACCTGATGCTGCTGCGCATGTTCCTCGCCTTCCCGCTGACGTTCCTGCTGGTCAACGCGGTGACGATCGTGGTGGGCGTGACCATCATGCTGCTCCAGGACTGGACGCTGGGCCTGGTGATCCTCGGTCCGGGCATCCCGGTGATGATCATGTGCTCGCTGTTCGAGGGGCGGTACGCGAAGGTGGCCCGGCGGGCCCAGGACCAGGTCGGTGATCTGACGACGGTCGTCGAGGAGAGCGTGCTCGGCATCCGGATCATCAAGGGGTTCGGGCAGCACCGCAGCCAGGCCCGCGCGTTCCGGGACCTCTCGTCGACCCTGCGCGGCACGGAGTTCGACAAGGCGCGGCTCCTCGCCGCCATCTGGGCCGTCATCGTCACCCTGCCCGAACTCGCCATCGGCGCCGCCCTCGTCGTCGGCACCGTCCAGGTCGCCGACAACGACCTCTCGGCCGGCACCCTGGTCGCCTTCCTCTCCACCGCCCTCGCCCTGCGCTGGCCCGTCGAGTCCATCGGCTTCCTGCTCGCCATGAGCCAGGAGGCGGCCACGGCGACGGAGCGGTTCTTCGAGGTGATGGACGAGGAGCCCGAGCCGGCGGACACCCCGGCACCGCGGGTGCCCGCCGCGGCGGCCGACGGCGGACTCCGCTTCCACGACGTCCGGTTCCGTTACCCCGACGCCCCCGCCGACGCGGCCCCCGTCCTCGACCGCGTCGACCTGCACATTCGCCCCGGCGAGTCGATGGCCCTGGTGGGCGCGACCGGCACCGGGAAGACGACGCTCACCGCGCTCGTCCCGCGGCTGCACGAGGTGACGTCCGGCCGGATCACGCTGGACGGCACGGACATCACGGCGATGCCCCGGGCCCGGCTGCGCGAGCTCGTCGCCGTCGCCTTCGAGGAGCCCACCCTCTTCTCGGCGGGCGTCGGCGAGAACGTCCTCATGGGCGCCCCGGACGCCGCGGGAGAAGCGGAGCTGGAGCGGGCGCTGGCCGTCGCACAGGCCGACTTCGTGCACGCGCTGCCGCACGGCACGGCCACCCAGGTCGGCGAGCAGGGCCTGAGCCTGTCCGGCGGGCAGCGCCAGCGTCTCGCCCTGGCCAGGGCCGTCGTCGGCCGCCCCCGCTTCCTCGTCCTGGACGACCCGCTCTCCGCCCTCGACGTCCACACGGAGGCCGCGGTGGAGGCCGCGCTGCGCCGCGTGCTCGACGGGACGACCGCCCTGATCGTGGCCCACCGCCCGTCCACGGTGCTGCTCGCCGACCGCGTGGCCCTGCTCTCCGGCGGCCGCATCGCGGCGGTCGGCACCCATCACGAACTGCTGCGCACCAACGCCGAGTACGCCTGGCTGATGTCGGGCAGCGAGGAGGACCACCGATGACGGCGCCGACGAAGACCGCGCCGGACAAGGACCCGGACAAGGGCAGCGGCGATGAGCGGGGGCCCGTCGGTGAACCGGCCGACCACGGCGACCCCTTCGACCGCGACGCCCTCCCCACGCCTGAGGGAGCGACGGCCGCGCTGCTGCGCTCCCTGCTGGCCCCGCTCAGGTCGCGCGTCGTGCTCACCACGGTGCTGCTCCTGGTCCAGCAGGCGGCGGTGCAGACGGGCCCGCTGCTGGTGGCGTACGCCATCGACCGCGGGGTACCGGCGTTCCGCCGGGGCGACCACGGGCCGCTGATCGCGGTGGGCGTGGCGTACGCGCTGTCCGCGGTGCTCTCCGGCGCCCTGCAGTACGCGTTCATCCGGGCGTCCGCGCGGGTCAACCAGGACGTGCTGCTCGATCTGCGCGGCCGGATCTTCCGCCACGCGCAGGCGCTGAGCATCGACTTCCACGAGCGCTACACCTCGGGCCGGCTGATCTCCCGCTCCACCACGGACGTCGAGTCACTGCGCGAACTCCTCAGCGAGGGCCTGCAGGAACTCGTCATGGTCATCCTGTCGTTCGGCTACATCTCGGCGATGCTGCTCTGGCTGGACCTGGGCCTCGGCGCGGCGGCGGTGGCCTCGTTCGTCCCGTTGTATCTGCTCATCCGGCTCTACCGGCGCCGTGTGGACCGGATCTTCCAGCTGCGTTCCACCGCGATCGCCGGGGTCATCGTGAAGTTCGCGGAGACGATGAACGGCATCCGCCCGGTGCGCGCGTTCCGGCGCGAGGACGCCAACGACGCGGACTTCCGCGTACTGAACCAGCGCCACGAACGCGTCAACGGCGATGCCATCCTGGAGATGGCCCGCTATGTCACCGGCTCCCGCCTGGTCGCCAACACGGCGGTGGCGGGCATCGTGCTGTGGGGCGCCTACCGGGTGGCGGACGACTCGCTGGAGCTGGGTGTACTGGCGGCGGCGGTGCTGTATCTGCGCCGGCTCTACGACCCCATCGACCGCCTCGGCATGTTCCTCAACTCCTACCAGTCGGCGGCGGCCTCGCTGGAGAAGATCGCCGGGCTGCTCGCCCAGACGCCGTCGGTGCCGGAGCCGTCCGAGCCGCGCCCGCTGCCCGCCCTGGAGTCCGAGCACCCGGGCCGGGAAGTGGTCTTCGACGACGTGCGCTTCGCCTACCGCACCGGCGGCGAGGTCCTGCCGCACTTCTCCCTCACCCTGCCCGCCGGGCAGACCGTGGCCGTGGTCGGCTCGACGGGCGCCGGCAAGTCGACGCTCGCCAAGCTGCTGGCCCGCTTCTACGACCCCTCCGACGGGCGGGTCCTCCTCGACGGCGTCGACCTGCGTGAGCTGTCGGTGCCCGAACTGCGGCGCGGCGTGGTGATGGTGACCCAGGAGGCGTTCCTGTTCTCCGGCACGGTCGCCGAGAACATCGCGATCGGCCGCCCCGACGCGTCCCGCAAGGACATCGAGCAGGCGGCCAAGGCGATCGGCGCCCACGACTTCATCAGCTCACTGCCCGAGGGCTACGACACCGACGTACGCAAGCGGGGCGGCCGTATCTCGGCGGGCCAGCGCCAACTGGTCGCGTTCGCACGGGCGTTGCTCGCCGACCCGGCGGTCCTGATCCTGGACGAGGCGACCAGTTCGCTGGACATCCCCGGCGAACGGGCCGTGCAGCGGGCCATGTTGACCGTCCTGCGAGGCCGTACGGCGGTGGTCATCGCCCACCGGCTGTCCACGGTGGAGATCGCGGACCGGGTGCTGGTCATGGAGCACGGCCGGATCGTCGAGGACGGCAGCCCGGACCGGCTCGTCGCGGACACCGGAAGGTTCGCGGACCTGCACCGGGCGTGGCGCGACAGCCTGGTGTAGCGGACACGGGTGCTTGAGGGTCGAGGGGGATCGGATGATTGACGCGTACGGGGATCCGGGCAGGCCCGACTGTCGCAGCGGCGGCCGCTACCTGTGGTGGCTGGTCACCCGGCAGCCGGGGCGCGCCGTCGCCGGGGCGCTGCTCGGCAGCATCTGGCTGGTGCTGATGGCGGTGGCGCCGTACCTGCTGTCCCGTGCGATCGACGACGGTCTGGAGCCGGGCGACCAGGCGGCGCTGGCCGGCTGGGCCGCCGTCCTGTTCGGTGTCGGGGCGTTCAACGCCTGGCTGAGCATCATGCGCCACCGCACGATGACCCGGGTCCGGATGGACGCCAACTTCCGTACGGTGAAGGTCGTCGTGGGGCAGGCGGTCCAGCTCGGCGCCGCGCTGTCGCGCCAGGTCGGGGCCGGGGAGGTCGTCACGATCGGCGTGGGCGACGTCCAGACGATCAGCCAGTCGCTGACCGTCGTCGGCCCGGGGGTGGGCGCCGCCGTCTCCTATCTGTTCGTCACGGGGCTACTGCTGTCGGTGTCGCCGCTG
Above is a genomic segment from Streptomyces sp. R21 containing:
- a CDS encoding ABC transporter ATP-binding protein, with translation MPTTRATTKDHSAVRTLLRLWPYVRPVRLRLFTAAFVAVVASCLGLVIPLVLKWLVDGPVADRDTRGIWLGALYLLLLGVAEALLFGLRRWLVGRPLASVEAGMRADLYRHLQRLPVAFHDRWASGQLLSRGTTDLMLLRMFLAFPLTFLLVNAVTIVVGVTIMLLQDWTLGLVILGPGIPVMIMCSLFEGRYAKVARRAQDQVGDLTTVVEESVLGIRIIKGFGQHRSQARAFRDLSSTLRGTEFDKARLLAAIWAVIVTLPELAIGAALVVGTVQVADNDLSAGTLVAFLSTALALRWPVESIGFLLAMSQEAATATERFFEVMDEEPEPADTPAPRVPAAAADGGLRFHDVRFRYPDAPADAAPVLDRVDLHIRPGESMALVGATGTGKTTLTALVPRLHEVTSGRITLDGTDITAMPRARLRELVAVAFEEPTLFSAGVGENVLMGAPDAAGEAELERALAVAQADFVHALPHGTATQVGEQGLSLSGGQRQRLALARAVVGRPRFLVLDDPLSALDVHTEAAVEAALRRVLDGTTALIVAHRPSTVLLADRVALLSGGRIAAVGTHHELLRTNAEYAWLMSGSEEDHR
- a CDS encoding ABC transporter ATP-binding protein; the encoded protein is MTAPTKTAPDKDPDKGSGDERGPVGEPADHGDPFDRDALPTPEGATAALLRSLLAPLRSRVVLTTVLLLVQQAAVQTGPLLVAYAIDRGVPAFRRGDHGPLIAVGVAYALSAVLSGALQYAFIRASARVNQDVLLDLRGRIFRHAQALSIDFHERYTSGRLISRSTTDVESLRELLSEGLQELVMVILSFGYISAMLLWLDLGLGAAAVASFVPLYLLIRLYRRRVDRIFQLRSTAIAGVIVKFAETMNGIRPVRAFRREDANDADFRVLNQRHERVNGDAILEMARYVTGSRLVANTAVAGIVLWGAYRVADDSLELGVLAAAVLYLRRLYDPIDRLGMFLNSYQSAAASLEKIAGLLAQTPSVPEPSEPRPLPALESEHPGREVVFDDVRFAYRTGGEVLPHFSLTLPAGQTVAVVGSTGAGKSTLAKLLARFYDPSDGRVLLDGVDLRELSVPELRRGVVMVTQEAFLFSGTVAENIAIGRPDASRKDIEQAAKAIGAHDFISSLPEGYDTDVRKRGGRISAGQRQLVAFARALLADPAVLILDEATSSLDIPGERAVQRAMLTVLRGRTAVVIAHRLSTVEIADRVLVMEHGRIVEDGSPDRLVADTGRFADLHRAWRDSLV